The following DNA comes from Hahella chejuensis KCTC 2396.
GGCGTCCACAGTGCTTGCGCTGAAGCTGAAACATGGCTAACCGCCGTGCGTCTATCTACGGAAGAATTTCGATAGGCGTGCCATCCGGCACCAAAGACCAGATCTCATCCATCGCCTGATTGTTAACGGCGATACATCCATCCGTCCAATCAAACTCGTAAAGCCAGATGCTGTCGCGGTCATGATTAAAGCCATTGGGCCAACCATGGATCATGATCATTCCGCCAGGCTCACGTCCTTGACTCTTTGCATACTCAATGTCCTGGTCATTGGGGTAAGAAACGTGGATGGATTTATGAAAGGCGCTGTTTGGATTACGCCAGTCAAGAGAATAAGTGCCTTCAGGAGTGCGCTCGTCGCCCTCAAACTGCTTATGGCCAAGCGGCTTGTCGCCCAAGGCAATCGGATACACCCGAAACGGCTTCCCTTCTTTCAATAGAATCAAAAGTCTGGACGCCTTCTTAACCTGCACTTTATCCACCAGGGGAGCCATGTATGCGGACTCAGACAACGCCAACGATGTCTGCGCCTGCTCCGCTCCGGCGCTGCACGCAAAAAGAACACCCGTCAGAAATAAAAAACCTTTCCGCATGAGACCCTTTAGAAATCGAATGGATGACGCTTACTTAAAAGCATAGCAAACATAGAAATACTACACAGATTCGAACTGTGACCAACGCCTTCTATTTGTATCTCAGCCATGCATATGATGCGTTTTTTACAACACAATCAAAAAGATGCCAACTGTGTTTGATGAAAATACCAGAAAACAGGCACAAAAAAGCCCGCGCCGAGCGCAGGCTTTTTATGTTTTCGCAGTATCTGGAATCAGCCTTTGTATTTGCTGAAAGCCAGACAGGCGTTAGTTCCACCGAAACCGAAGCTGTT
Coding sequences within:
- a CDS encoding L,D-transpeptidase family protein; its protein translation is MRKGFLFLTGVLFACSAGAEQAQTSLALSESAYMAPLVDKVQVKKASRLLILLKEGKPFRVYPIALGDKPLGHKQFEGDERTPEGTYSLDWRNPNSAFHKSIHVSYPNDQDIEYAKSQGREPGGMIMIHGWPNGFNHDRDSIWLYEFDWTDGCIAVNNQAMDEIWSLVPDGTPIEILP